One window of Sphingobacteriales bacterium genomic DNA carries:
- a CDS encoding GxxExxY protein — protein sequence MTENEISYIIRGAIYEVYNILGPGLLESVYVAALELELIEKGLSVKREVPLPVHYKTEKIDLGFRIDLLVNDVVIIEVKSVENLAEVHHKQVLTYLKITGLKLAILVNFNVSQIYKGIYRKVNGL from the coding sequence ATGACAGAAAACGAAATATCATATATCATTCGGGGAGCAATTTACGAAGTATATAACATATTAGGACCAGGTTTATTAGAATCAGTTTACGTGGCTGCGCTTGAATTGGAATTAATAGAAAAAGGACTGAGTGTAAAAAGGGAAGTTCCTTTACCGGTCCACTATAAAACAGAAAAAATAGACCTGGGATTTAGGATAGATCTTTTGGTTAATGATGTAGTCATCATAGAAGTTAAATCAGTAGAAAATTTAGCTGAAGTTCACCACAAACAAGTATTGACCTACTTAAAAATCACCGGATTAAAATTAGCTATTCTTGTCAATTTTAATGTCTCGCAAATATATAAAGGAATTTATAGAAAGGTAAACGGATTATAG
- a CDS encoding DUF3857 domain-containing protein, whose amino-acid sequence MKTLRYFLLLISMSNSLFALQANDLNVTLIPDSLLQNANAVYRFYNTVYQRISLAKLSKKVHFAVTILNKEGEKHNALAIYYDKLSSVTDITGKMYRADGSKIRQFGKSDIKDEPAYASYTLFSDSRIKYISPDYAGYPYTVEYSYELVYNGVVGIDTWYPVSNFGVSVQQSLLSYNTPSDITVKFKSVNGGIQFKQTNEKNINSYEWRVQNLKAYIKEPYMPPFSDFAPMVLLSPDEFEYDKTKGNFNTWKTYGKWTYSLLDGRDKLPETAIADIEHLIEGVTDKREKARRIYRYMQGKTRYVNIALGIGGFQPKEAQEVHKYGYGDCKALSNYTRSLLKVAGIEAHYTEIGTDDDLQISQTDFASANQTNHVILCLPLEQDTVWLECTSQHAPFGFIGPYNSNRYALTITPDGGKLVKTPSFRASDNRQILKSDLTIQTNGDIAFSASRLLTNLAYSEALNLMMSSPKEQKESITKTLPLNNLSLSELTITDKSTPNLVVAKIDFSGTAAKYGSTAGNRLFVPVSPFNRTTLPFYSQENRISDIYIGYGITQTDTLTYLIPAEYEIEFIPQEFNLTSEIGSYAVRFQQVENRILHIRTMVLNKGTFPSSSYSGIYHFFSTVSSHDDKKIILKKKQ is encoded by the coding sequence ATGAAGACACTCCGCTACTTTCTGCTGCTGATATCTATGTCAAACAGCCTTTTTGCATTACAAGCAAACGATTTGAATGTAACGCTGATTCCCGATTCTTTACTACAAAATGCCAATGCTGTTTACAGGTTTTACAACACAGTTTATCAGCGAATCTCACTTGCTAAGTTGTCAAAAAAGGTACATTTTGCGGTTACCATTCTGAATAAAGAAGGAGAAAAACACAACGCACTTGCTATATATTACGACAAACTCTCTTCGGTAACAGACATCACCGGTAAAATGTACCGGGCAGACGGCAGTAAGATAAGACAGTTCGGAAAATCGGACATTAAAGACGAGCCGGCTTATGCTTCTTACACCCTGTTTAGCGACAGCAGAATAAAATATATATCACCCGACTATGCCGGATACCCATATACGGTAGAGTATTCTTACGAATTGGTTTATAACGGTGTTGTCGGTATTGATACCTGGTATCCTGTCAGTAATTTTGGTGTTTCGGTTCAACAGTCTTTGTTGTCATACAACACACCTTCGGACATTACGGTAAAATTTAAATCAGTTAACGGGGGTATTCAATTTAAGCAAACTAACGAAAAAAACATAAACAGCTATGAATGGCGTGTCCAAAATCTGAAGGCTTACATCAAAGAGCCTTATATGCCGCCTTTTAGTGATTTTGCCCCTATGGTTTTGCTTTCTCCCGATGAGTTCGAATATGATAAAACCAAAGGAAACTTCAATACATGGAAAACGTATGGAAAATGGACATATTCTTTGCTGGACGGCAGGGATAAACTACCCGAAACCGCGATAGCTGATATAGAACACCTGATTGAAGGAGTAACAGATAAACGGGAAAAAGCCCGACGCATTTACCGGTACATGCAGGGTAAAACAAGGTATGTGAATATCGCTTTAGGAATTGGCGGATTTCAACCCAAAGAAGCTCAGGAGGTACACAAATACGGATATGGCGATTGTAAAGCCCTGAGTAATTATACCAGAAGTTTGTTAAAAGTGGCAGGAATCGAAGCCCATTATACCGAAATAGGCACAGATGATGACCTACAAATCAGTCAAACTGATTTTGCAAGTGCAAACCAAACTAATCATGTTATATTGTGTTTGCCTTTAGAACAAGATACGGTTTGGTTAGAGTGTACCAGCCAACATGCACCTTTTGGATTTATCGGACCTTACAATTCCAACCGGTATGCTTTGACCATTACCCCCGATGGCGGCAAATTGGTGAAAACGCCTTCGTTCAGGGCTTCAGATAATCGCCAAATCCTGAAATCGGACCTTACCATCCAAACAAACGGAGACATTGCCTTTTCTGCTTCCCGGTTGCTGACTAACTTAGCCTATTCGGAGGCTTTAAACTTAATGATGTCTTCGCCTAAAGAGCAAAAAGAAAGCATCACTAAAACATTGCCCCTTAACAACCTCAGCCTTTCAGAGTTAACCATTACTGATAAAAGCACCCCCAATTTAGTTGTTGCTAAAATTGATTTTTCAGGAACTGCGGCCAAATATGGTTCTACGGCAGGAAACCGGTTGTTTGTTCCTGTTAGCCCGTTCAACAGAACCACGCTGCCTTTTTATAGTCAGGAAAACAGAATTTCCGATATTTATATAGGCTACGGAATTACTCAAACAGACACATTAACCTACCTCATTCCTGCGGAGTATGAAATTGAATTTATACCCCAGGAATTTAACCTGACATCCGAAATTGGCTCTTATGCGGTCAGGTTTCAACAAGTTGAAAACCGAATTTTGCATATCAGAACCATGGTGTTAAATAAAGGAACATTTCCATCAAGCAGCTATTCCGGTATTTATCATTTTTTTAGCACAGTGAGCAGCCACGACGACAAAAAAATCATTCTGAAAAAAAAGCAATAA
- a CDS encoding DUF3857 domain-containing protein has product MTHHLLKIKWLFFLFFGLPLFLFAQKAPEKFGKIDIQDLKTTVCPIDSNAHAYYIFDFGFITFEYEDTKVSLFGSGGSNKGFRLVFERHYRIKILDKIGAEHADFEIPLYMDGKAEEELADIRANTYNDSNNAVESFKLEKNKIIKEKTTKNLMTVKFPMPNVKEGSVIEVSYTIKSDFLYNLQDWYFQHEIPVLYSEYYVRIPEFFRYNQHLTGYVDVNMKKSERTESITLDFYDQIGGYGLQQRAGTQTIKYLEQVYQFTAKDIPAFVSEKYLRTPKNHISTLKFELQSVKMPGSDERSYTTTWEKIRDKLLEHEFFGLELKKTGFLKEEITPILKLNANGVQLIREAQNFLRSKMSWNDLNSLYVQKSLKDAFKSGSGTTTEINLCLVMILRELGLNADPLILSTQSNGRINRIHPTISDFNCVVAIVELEGKKLLVDASDPFSDINLLPVRCINDFGLVVAPNQIAWIDLERLSSYKAQSVYKLELNPADLTFTGTLDYNTGEYAAYSRRQKLGISGTKEKQTENLQAQYKGMQIKNSEITNFNNLDEKLKEHYDISINNYPEVAGDLIYFSPMFYETDSENPFKLEKRDYPVEFDFPLVIAKTVIIQIPSDFTIDAIPQSIIISLNNKAAKFTYTVEKIENSIQVSSQFNLNQTQFLPEEYPDLKEFYGQVIAKQNEKIVLKRN; this is encoded by the coding sequence ATGACACATCATTTGCTAAAGATTAAATGGTTATTTTTTTTATTTTTTGGGCTGCCTCTTTTCCTTTTTGCCCAAAAAGCACCCGAAAAATTTGGTAAAATTGATATTCAGGACTTAAAGACAACAGTGTGTCCGATAGATTCGAATGCACATGCTTATTACATTTTTGATTTTGGGTTTATAACTTTTGAATATGAAGACACCAAGGTTTCGCTTTTTGGTTCGGGAGGGTCAAACAAGGGCTTCCGCTTAGTTTTCGAACGACACTATAGAATTAAAATTCTTGATAAAATAGGGGCAGAACATGCCGATTTCGAAATCCCGCTCTATATGGATGGGAAAGCAGAGGAAGAATTAGCCGATATAAGAGCGAATACTTACAATGATTCAAACAATGCTGTGGAATCATTTAAGTTGGAGAAAAACAAAATCATTAAGGAGAAGACAACGAAAAACCTGATGACGGTTAAATTTCCGATGCCAAATGTAAAAGAAGGCTCGGTCATCGAAGTGTCTTACACCATTAAGTCGGATTTTTTATATAATCTGCAGGATTGGTATTTCCAACATGAAATTCCGGTACTGTACAGCGAGTATTATGTCAGGATTCCCGAATTTTTCAGATACAATCAACACCTAACCGGATATGTAGATGTAAACATGAAAAAAAGCGAAAGAACAGAATCCATAACGCTTGATTTTTATGACCAGATAGGCGGGTACGGTTTACAACAACGTGCAGGTACACAAACCATTAAATATCTGGAACAAGTGTATCAATTTACCGCCAAAGATATTCCGGCTTTTGTGAGTGAAAAATATTTGCGAACCCCCAAAAACCATATCTCAACGCTAAAATTTGAATTGCAAAGCGTTAAAATGCCGGGTTCCGACGAACGGAGTTATACAACCACCTGGGAGAAAATCAGGGATAAACTGTTGGAACATGAGTTTTTTGGTTTGGAACTGAAAAAAACAGGCTTTTTAAAAGAAGAAATCACCCCAATTCTAAAACTAAATGCCAATGGTGTCCAGTTAATCAGGGAAGCTCAAAACTTTCTAAGAAGTAAAATGAGCTGGAACGACCTCAACTCGCTTTATGTGCAGAAATCATTGAAAGACGCATTTAAAAGCGGAAGTGGAACAACTACTGAAATCAACCTTTGTTTGGTCATGATTTTGCGTGAATTGGGTTTAAATGCAGATCCGCTAATTTTAAGTACACAGAGCAATGGAAGAATTAACCGCATTCACCCTACTATCAGCGACTTTAACTGCGTGGTGGCAATTGTAGAACTTGAGGGTAAAAAGCTGCTGGTAGATGCTTCTGACCCCTTTTCTGATATCAACCTGCTGCCTGTCAGATGTATCAACGATTTTGGGTTGGTGGTTGCTCCTAATCAAATTGCCTGGATAGATCTGGAACGGTTAAGCAGTTACAAAGCACAAAGTGTTTATAAGTTGGAGTTAAACCCTGCTGATTTGACTTTTACTGGAACGTTGGACTATAATACAGGTGAATATGCGGCCTATTCCCGCCGTCAGAAATTGGGAATATCCGGAACCAAGGAAAAACAAACAGAAAACCTACAGGCGCAATATAAAGGCATGCAAATTAAAAACTCTGAAATTACAAATTTTAACAACCTCGACGAAAAACTGAAGGAGCACTATGACATCAGTATTAACAATTATCCGGAAGTAGCAGGCGATTTAATCTATTTTTCTCCTATGTTTTACGAAACCGATTCTGAAAACCCCTTTAAATTAGAAAAAAGGGACTACCCCGTAGAGTTCGACTTCCCTTTAGTCATTGCTAAAACTGTAATTATTCAAATTCCTTCAGATTTTACCATTGATGCCATCCCCCAATCAATCATAATTTCTTTAAACAATAAGGCCGCCAAGTTCACCTATACTGTAGAAAAGATAGAGAATAGCATTCAGGTTTCCAGCCAGTTCAACCTAAATCAAACTCAATTTTTACCGGAAGAATATCCGGACCTGAAAGAATTTTATGGACAGGTAATTGCAAAACAGAACGAAAAGATTGTCTTAAAAAGAAATTAA
- a CDS encoding inositol-3-phosphate synthase: MNQTKPNIKSPVGKLGVLTPGMGAVATTFIAGVIAARKGIALPIGSLTQMGVIRLGKRTEARTPLIKDFVPLANMNDIVFGGWDVFADDVYTAALEAKVLDLNLVTLLKDELQQIKPMTAVFDKSYVRNLDGKNVKTGATKMDLAIQLMDDIQRFKKENNCDRLVMVWCASTEAYTEVSEVHQTLEAFESGLLANDARIAPSMIYAYAALKNGVPFANGAPNLTCDIPALVELSHQTKVPIGGKDFKTGQTLMKTIVAPGLHARALGVRGWFSSNILGNRDGEVLDAPENFKTKEVSKGNVLDGILNPETQPELYGNIYHKIRINYYPPHGDNKESWDNIDIFGWLGYPMQIKINFLCRDSILAAPIVLDLALFMDLAQRAGMYGIQEWLSFYFKAPQTAPGLPPQHDIFKQLSKLENTLRFIMGEELITHLGLDYYEELIKEYETFLHLDK, encoded by the coding sequence ATGAATCAGACAAAACCCAATATTAAGAGTCCGGTTGGTAAATTGGGCGTACTCACTCCCGGTATGGGTGCCGTAGCTACTACCTTTATTGCCGGAGTAATAGCTGCTCGAAAAGGAATTGCCCTGCCTATCGGCTCGTTAACACAAATGGGAGTTATTCGTTTAGGCAAGCGAACCGAAGCCCGAACCCCGCTCATTAAAGATTTTGTACCACTTGCCAATATGAATGATATCGTCTTTGGCGGATGGGATGTGTTTGCCGACGATGTTTATACCGCAGCATTAGAAGCAAAGGTGCTCGACCTCAACCTCGTAACATTGCTCAAGGACGAGTTGCAGCAAATTAAACCAATGACCGCCGTGTTTGACAAATCGTATGTGCGCAATTTAGACGGGAAAAACGTAAAAACCGGTGCTACTAAAATGGATTTGGCAATCCAGTTGATGGATGATATACAACGGTTCAAAAAGGAAAATAACTGCGATCGGTTGGTGATGGTTTGGTGTGCTTCTACTGAAGCTTATACCGAAGTCAGCGAAGTACACCAAACCTTAGAAGCTTTTGAATCGGGTTTGCTTGCCAATGATGCCCGGATAGCACCAAGCATGATTTACGCTTATGCAGCCCTTAAAAACGGAGTTCCTTTTGCCAATGGGGCGCCAAATCTAACCTGCGACATCCCAGCTTTGGTAGAACTGTCCCACCAAACAAAAGTGCCGATTGGCGGAAAAGATTTCAAAACCGGGCAAACGCTGATGAAAACCATAGTCGCTCCGGGTTTACATGCCCGTGCTTTGGGTGTAAGAGGTTGGTTTTCGAGCAATATTTTGGGTAATCGGGACGGAGAAGTGTTAGATGCGCCTGAAAATTTTAAAACAAAAGAGGTATCGAAAGGCAATGTGTTGGATGGCATTTTAAACCCTGAAACTCAACCCGAACTTTATGGGAATATTTACCACAAAATACGCATCAACTATTACCCGCCTCATGGCGACAACAAAGAAAGCTGGGATAATATTGACATTTTCGGTTGGTTGGGCTACCCCATGCAAATAAAAATCAACTTCCTTTGCCGGGATTCTATTTTAGCCGCCCCCATCGTGCTCGATTTAGCCTTGTTTATGGATTTGGCACAGCGGGCAGGAATGTATGGCATTCAGGAATGGCTGTCTTTCTATTTTAAAGCTCCTCAAACGGCTCCCGGTCTGCCCCCGCAACACGATATTTTTAAACAACTCAGTAAATTAGAAAACACTCTTCGATTTATAATGGGCGAAGAACTCATTACACACCTTGGTTTGGATTACTATGAAGAACTGATTAAGGAATATGAGACGTTTCTACATCTGGACAAGTAG
- a CDS encoding phosphatidylglycerophosphatase A has protein sequence MRRFYIWTSSGFGIGWLPLAPGTWAAAAAVLPIFLFVQSSFVWRNAVLLALIILFTVIGAKAAKALELEWGKDPKQIVIDEMAGVWVAILGCSWNWQYLLAGFVLFRFFDIVKPFGIKRAESIGNGWGVMADDLLAGLYANFLIQGFTFATR, from the coding sequence ATGAGACGTTTCTACATCTGGACAAGTAGTGGCTTTGGTATCGGTTGGCTGCCCTTGGCTCCCGGCACATGGGCCGCCGCTGCCGCGGTTTTACCGATTTTTCTGTTTGTCCAATCATCCTTTGTTTGGCGAAATGCTGTTTTGCTGGCGCTTATAATTTTGTTTACCGTAATTGGCGCTAAAGCGGCAAAAGCCTTGGAACTCGAATGGGGTAAAGACCCGAAGCAAATTGTAATTGACGAAATGGCCGGAGTTTGGGTTGCCATATTGGGTTGTAGCTGGAATTGGCAATATTTATTAGCCGGGTTTGTTCTGTTTCGCTTTTTCGATATCGTAAAACCCTTTGGTATAAAACGTGCCGAATCTATCGGAAACGGATGGGGAGTAATGGCCGATGATTTATTGGCCGGTTTATATGCAAATTTTCTGATTCAGGGCTTTACCTTTGCTACAAGGTAA
- a CDS encoding CDP-alcohol phosphatidyltransferase family protein, whose translation MSTNTLKQYGQPLVYRLLNPLIMLLVRLNVSPNTITTIGFLLNIGVAVIFVVGAGAERTNLSYLGWGGTMILFAGLFDMIDGRLARLSNRTSKFGALYDSVLDRYSELVMFLGITYYLVAQSYFLSSLFAFIAMIGSIMVSYVRARAEGLGIACSDGLMQRPERILTISISAILCSAISQFTGTFKFTFPNSGFPLFENISIFVWPLFALAILTNYTAIDRLVSSKKALQNQETQ comes from the coding sequence ATGTCAACCAATACACTTAAACAATACGGGCAACCCTTGGTTTACCGCTTGTTAAATCCACTTATTATGCTGTTGGTCAGGTTAAATGTTTCCCCCAATACCATAACCACTATCGGCTTTTTGCTCAATATTGGGGTTGCCGTAATTTTTGTTGTCGGTGCCGGAGCAGAGCGCACCAACCTGAGTTATCTGGGTTGGGGAGGCACTATGATATTGTTTGCCGGCTTGTTTGATATGATTGATGGCCGCCTTGCCCGCCTCAGCAACCGCACCTCAAAATTTGGCGCGCTTTACGATTCTGTGTTAGACCGTTACAGCGAACTGGTCATGTTTTTGGGTATCACTTATTATCTGGTTGCACAAAGCTATTTTCTCAGCTCGCTCTTTGCTTTTATTGCTATGATTGGCTCTATTATGGTAAGTTATGTGCGCGCCCGTGCCGAAGGGTTAGGAATAGCCTGCAGTGACGGTTTGATGCAGCGTCCCGAACGGATTTTAACCATCAGTATTTCTGCTATTTTGTGTAGCGCAATTTCGCAGTTTACCGGCACCTTTAAATTTACTTTCCCTAATTCCGGTTTTCCGTTGTTCGAAAACATCTCCATTTTTGTTTGGCCTCTTTTTGCGTTGGCAATCTTAACGAATTATACCGCAATAGACCGGTTGGTTTCATCCAAAAAAGCATTGCAAAATCAGGAAACGCAATAA
- a CDS encoding beta-lactamase family protein: MKRVFICLFAFCLISNIRAQSFNPLMATMLQDTLSSYFLQVGNIKGMSAAVYIPGQGIWTGVMGNSYDGQPITQDMLMGIASNTKLFVATVILMLAEENVLSLDDQLSDWIPEYANINPNITIRQLLNHTSGVPDPFSVSPWMDTINANPTRVFTPDEVLGWLGPPLFAAGTSWGYSNTNYVLADMVVTSATGFPVYHHIRNRILTPLNMDSTFYDVQEPETGTLAHRWWNLIDYNDTSRVGLNTAAGCAGAVFSTASEMVQWYNALFSWQLINEESFDQMSTFVSTGNPTYEYGLGLARQTVQEKTFWGHGGSTWGYRSKMIQDTCLGVTVCGLTNSFPSGVEAVTFLLYRAVINHIPGCSSAISGLNMVCTGTNGVIYSVPPIPNATSYSWTLPLGATGTSTTNTIMVNFGAGAVSGNIIVRGVNDYGTGGFAQLPITVNPTPVPVIAQNGVVGSSANVCANQLYTYSTPVIDGSTYFWTVSGGNIVSGQGTNQITVEWDNGTEGTVSVEQEIP, translated from the coding sequence ATGAAAAGAGTTTTCATTTGTTTGTTTGCTTTCTGTTTGATTTCAAACATCCGGGCACAGAGTTTTAATCCTTTGATGGCAACAATGCTGCAAGATACACTAAGCTCCTACTTTCTGCAGGTTGGTAATATAAAGGGCATGTCGGCCGCTGTTTACATACCCGGTCAGGGAATTTGGACAGGAGTAATGGGAAATTCTTATGATGGACAGCCAATTACACAAGATATGCTTATGGGGATTGCCAGCAATACTAAATTGTTTGTAGCCACGGTAATCCTGATGCTTGCCGAAGAAAATGTGCTAAGTTTAGACGACCAGTTGAGTGATTGGATACCTGAGTATGCAAATATTAACCCCAACATTACTATCAGACAACTGCTCAACCACACCAGCGGTGTACCCGACCCATTTTCTGTTTCTCCCTGGATGGATACGATAAACGCCAACCCAACACGCGTATTTACGCCAGACGAAGTATTAGGATGGTTAGGGCCGCCTCTTTTTGCAGCAGGAACGAGTTGGGGCTATTCCAATACCAACTATGTACTGGCAGATATGGTGGTTACAAGCGCAACCGGATTTCCTGTTTACCATCATATACGCAACCGCATTCTTACACCATTAAACATGGACAGTACCTTTTATGATGTACAAGAGCCGGAAACCGGAACTCTTGCTCACAGGTGGTGGAATCTGATAGATTATAACGATACTTCAAGAGTAGGGCTAAACACTGCCGCGGGTTGTGCCGGTGCTGTATTTTCAACTGCATCCGAAATGGTTCAATGGTATAATGCCTTGTTTAGCTGGCAATTGATCAATGAAGAATCTTTTGACCAAATGTCAACGTTTGTTTCTACGGGTAACCCTACTTATGAGTACGGATTAGGGTTAGCACGCCAAACGGTTCAGGAAAAAACATTTTGGGGGCACGGGGGTTCTACCTGGGGATACAGGAGCAAAATGATTCAAGATACCTGTCTTGGTGTTACGGTTTGTGGGTTAACCAATTCGTTTCCCTCGGGTGTGGAGGCGGTTACTTTTTTACTTTATCGAGCGGTCATAAATCATATTCCAGGCTGTAGTAGTGCAATAAGCGGGCTTAATATGGTTTGTACAGGTACCAATGGTGTCATCTATTCAGTTCCACCCATTCCCAATGCCACTTCTTATAGCTGGACACTACCTTTAGGTGCAACCGGAACCAGCACTACCAATACCATTATGGTTAATTTTGGTGCAGGAGCAGTTTCGGGAAATATTATTGTGCGGGGAGTTAATGATTATGGCACCGGTGGTTTTGCTCAGTTACCGATAACTGTAAATCCAACTCCTGTTCCTGTTATAGCACAAAATGGGGTGGTTGGTTCTTCTGCCAATGTTTGTGCAAACCAACTCTATACGTACAGTACCCCCGTCATAGATGGAAGCACCTATTTCTGGACAGTTTCCGGCGGAAACATTGTAAGCGGACAAGGTACCAACCAAATTACCGTGGAATGGGATAATGGTACAGAGGGAACGGTGAGCGTAGAGCAGGAAATACCTTAA